A part of Paenibacillus donghaensis genomic DNA contains:
- a CDS encoding asparaginase, translating to MNSLLTTVDFKTLSTYNPELKNVVILATGGTIAGSGEAHKTLNYEPGALPISDLLASVPHLDEVANCAGIQVSNLCSADITVSHWLTLASIINSLAGRDDIHGFVITHGTDTLDETSYFLNLVLKTDKPVIITGSMRPATAISADGPLNLYQSVALAANPEACGMGVMVVFAEGIYSGRDVQKVNTFKANAFDERDFGCLGYMRDSEAFFYTRTLKKHTTAAQFDVSALSSLPEVSVAYFHVDANPGILDYLATLSQGIIIAGAGGGIYSKSWIDKVGELKQSNIPVVRCSRISSGITLKDAYIDLSSNSIPCNSLVPQKARILLSLALTQTKDYDRIAAMYNEY from the coding sequence ATGAACAGCTTATTAACTACCGTTGACTTCAAGACGCTCTCCACCTATAATCCCGAGCTTAAGAATGTGGTCATTCTTGCCACCGGCGGCACGATTGCCGGCAGCGGCGAAGCGCATAAGACGCTTAATTATGAACCGGGAGCACTGCCGATCAGCGATCTGCTGGCCAGCGTTCCCCACCTGGATGAGGTGGCTAACTGTGCAGGCATTCAGGTCAGTAATCTGTGCAGTGCCGATATTACCGTAAGCCACTGGTTGACCCTGGCTTCAATAATTAACAGCCTGGCAGGCCGAGATGACATCCACGGCTTCGTCATTACTCACGGGACCGACACGCTGGATGAAACCTCTTATTTCCTCAACCTGGTGCTCAAGACCGATAAACCGGTGATCATCACCGGCTCGATGCGGCCTGCCACCGCGATTAGCGCGGACGGTCCGCTCAACCTCTACCAATCGGTTGCCCTGGCCGCCAATCCTGAAGCCTGTGGCATGGGCGTTATGGTCGTGTTTGCTGAAGGCATTTACAGCGGCCGGGATGTGCAGAAGGTGAACACCTTCAAGGCCAACGCTTTTGATGAGCGGGATTTCGGCTGTTTGGGGTATATGCGGGACAGTGAGGCTTTTTTCTATACACGCACATTGAAGAAGCATACTACCGCCGCCCAGTTCGACGTTTCCGCCTTATCCTCGCTGCCCGAGGTATCCGTTGCTTATTTCCACGTGGACGCCAATCCTGGCATTCTCGATTACCTGGCGACTCTTTCGCAAGGCATTATCATTGCCGGCGCAGGCGGCGGTATTTACAGCAAATCCTGGATCGACAAGGTGGGCGAGCTGAAGCAGAGCAACATCCCTGTCGTCCGCTGCTCGCGGATCTCCAGCGGAATTACGCTGAAGGATGCTTATATCGATCTGTCGTCCAACTCCATCCCCTGCAACAGCCTGGTTCCCCAGAAGGCCCGCATCCTGCTGTCACTTGCCTTGACGCAGACGAAGGACTACGACCGGATTGCCGCTATGTATAACGAATACTAA
- a CDS encoding response regulator transcription factor — MKLLIAEDEADIRRLMRDTLEPRGHVVLEAKDGVAALELVLNHQPDLILLDVVMPRLDGFNLLRKLRKISHVPVIIVSARGEEMDKLLGLGLGADDYLPKPFSPAELAARVEAQLRRRLVYDCPPAAQRDRIQIGELLLDTKACTLHIGEHSVPLLAKEYKLLEWLMRNPERVFTRKKLYAEVWEDEYCYDDNTIMVTISRLRSKLEADPRNPRYLVTVRGLGYKFSDGSIAR, encoded by the coding sequence ATGAAGCTGTTGATCGCAGAGGATGAAGCAGATATCCGGCGGCTGATGCGGGACACGCTGGAGCCTCGGGGACATGTTGTATTGGAAGCCAAGGATGGGGTGGCGGCGCTGGAGCTGGTGCTGAACCATCAGCCGGATCTGATCCTGCTGGATGTGGTGATGCCGCGACTGGATGGCTTCAATCTGCTGCGCAAGCTCCGCAAGATCAGCCATGTGCCGGTAATCATCGTCTCCGCGAGAGGCGAGGAGATGGATAAGCTGCTGGGGCTGGGGCTCGGTGCAGATGATTATCTGCCCAAGCCGTTCAGTCCGGCTGAGCTGGCAGCGAGAGTGGAGGCGCAGCTAAGACGCAGGCTTGTGTATGACTGCCCGCCTGCCGCGCAGCGCGATCGGATTCAGATCGGTGAGCTGCTGCTGGATACCAAGGCGTGCACCCTCCACATCGGAGAACATTCCGTCCCCCTCTTGGCCAAGGAGTACAAGCTGCTGGAATGGCTGATGCGTAACCCAGAGAGAGTCTTCACCAGAAAAAAGCTGTACGCTGAGGTGTGGGAGGATGAGTATTGTTATGACGACAATACGATAATGGTGACCATAAGCCGGCTGCGCAGCAAGCTGGAAGCGGACCCGCGGAACCCGCGTTATCTGGTAACCGTACGTGGTCTTGGCTATAAATTCAGCGACGGAAGTATTGCTCGATGA
- a CDS encoding recombinase family protein, which produces MANELVCIFNRKSRSDGDTDSTLSNHRTITTDLCRRIGVRYTESSTYEEILSGGTKFEERTELLRMMRDIEAGLYHAVVVVELQRLARSGHLSQMIADVLEKANCLIITPTQTYDLRNKEHRLMYDMVSSLGVYELKTTDNRMRDGYINKAKAGHYVSAQPPYGYDAVWDDFIKRKHRTLVPNDRAKYLQLMFQLAEEGYSLRDIKAELDGRGIMSSYGNKWYIRTIQHILNNKQYLGILVVRLTDKYTKEVSEIIETHNAFPALVSVERFIRVQLAIKGRLSGDMETRTRSRGLVRTILKDLVFCNVCNRKIGYTTSVKRKDVLVVKKCECGNRGVMESTLKEKFYQQLAFIEQYWREEWVRVLNGNIGSDTNDLEEKLADLESNKSKYTARLKKLSDGFLDGLFEKTEFLENKKAITDEVENINKSISEVKIQLNATDIESLNVQMESRFTVLDKIKDSADIKESNRLLKLIIERVYYQRESDKITLMIAPK; this is translated from the coding sequence ATGGCGAATGAACTAGTATGTATATTTAACAGAAAATCCAGATCAGATGGAGATACGGATTCTACACTATCGAATCACCGCACCATTACAACCGATTTATGTCGTCGTATTGGCGTTCGATATACCGAGTCTTCGACTTATGAAGAAATTCTCTCTGGCGGAACCAAATTTGAAGAGAGAACAGAACTATTGCGTATGATGCGAGACATTGAAGCCGGACTATATCACGCAGTTGTTGTAGTTGAACTTCAACGTTTGGCAAGATCGGGTCACTTATCTCAAATGATAGCTGATGTGCTCGAAAAAGCAAACTGTTTAATTATAACTCCAACCCAGACTTATGATCTACGAAATAAGGAACACAGGTTAATGTATGATATGGTTTCATCTCTCGGCGTATATGAACTAAAAACGACTGATAACCGTATGAGGGATGGCTACATTAACAAAGCTAAGGCGGGACATTACGTTTCCGCACAACCACCCTACGGATATGACGCCGTATGGGACGATTTTATTAAAAGGAAACACAGGACTCTTGTTCCGAATGACAGAGCGAAGTATTTACAACTAATGTTTCAACTGGCAGAAGAGGGATATTCACTTCGAGATATCAAAGCGGAACTAGATGGCAGAGGCATTATGTCATCATATGGAAATAAGTGGTACATAAGAACGATACAGCACATATTGAACAACAAACAGTATCTTGGAATATTGGTTGTACGTCTAACAGATAAGTATACGAAGGAAGTTTCGGAAATTATAGAAACACATAATGCCTTTCCTGCACTAGTTTCTGTTGAACGATTTATTAGAGTGCAACTTGCAATTAAGGGTCGATTGAGTGGAGATATGGAGACTCGAACACGCTCCAGGGGATTGGTCAGAACAATACTTAAAGACCTTGTGTTCTGCAATGTATGCAATAGAAAAATAGGTTACACAACAAGTGTTAAGCGGAAAGATGTACTCGTTGTTAAGAAATGCGAGTGCGGTAATAGGGGTGTAATGGAGAGTACTCTTAAAGAGAAGTTTTATCAGCAACTAGCGTTCATTGAGCAATATTGGAGGGAAGAGTGGGTCAGGGTTCTTAATGGTAATATTGGTTCCGATACAAATGATTTGGAGGAAAAATTAGCCGATCTGGAATCGAATAAAAGTAAATATACTGCTCGACTAAAGAAACTGTCAGATGGTTTCTTAGACGGATTATTTGAGAAAACTGAGTTCCTAGAGAATAAAAAAGCGATTACAGATGAAGTTGAAAATATCAACAAGTCCATTTCAGAAGTTAAAATACAATTGAATGCAACTGATATCGAATCACTAAATGTTCAAATGGAAAGTAGGTTTACAGTTCTAGATAAAATAAAGGATTCTGCGGACATTAAGGAATCAAATCGTCTATTGAAGCTCATCATTGAACGTGTTTATTATCAAAGGGAGTCCGATAAGATTACTTTAATGATTGCTCCAAAGTGA
- a CDS encoding type 1 glutamine amidotransferase domain-containing protein yields MWLSEATHFIEVFDKHDVVIDLVSPKGGDVPLDPKSLGAVLDKSTKAYFESAEFMGTLKNTMTPEQVDAESYDAIYFTGGHGTMFDFPDNASLLQISRAIYDKGGIVSAVCHGVGALLNIKHSDGTPWISGKKLTGFANIEEKMAKQEEGRLITGQNPQSAKR; encoded by the coding sequence TTGTGGTTAAGTGAGGCTACTCACTTCATAGAAGTATTTGACAAGCATGACGTTGTAATTGATCTGGTAAGCCCTAAAGGCGGAGATGTCCCGCTGGACCCCAAAAGCCTCGGTGCCGTCCTTGACAAAAGCACCAAAGCTTATTTCGAGAGCGCCGAATTTATGGGCACGCTGAAGAACACCATGACACCGGAGCAGGTAGACGCGGAAAGTTATGATGCCATCTATTTCACCGGAGGCCATGGCACGATGTTTGATTTCCCGGATAATGCCAGCCTGCTGCAGATTAGCCGAGCAATATATGATAAAGGCGGTATCGTATCGGCAGTATGCCATGGCGTAGGCGCTCTGCTGAACATCAAGCACTCCGACGGTACTCCATGGATATCCGGCAAGAAGCTGACCGGCTTCGCCAATATTGAAGAGAAGATGGCAAAGCAGGAGGAAGGACGCTTGATTACCGGCCAGAACCCGCAATCCGCCAAGCGGTAG
- a CDS encoding VOC family protein gives MPIHAYLNFAGNCREAVEYYAKVFKTEKPKIMSFGDMPDNPQYPLPKEAKTMVMHTRLEILGSTVMFSDVFPGMPFTVGSNISLSVVTDNAEELKTAFHQLQEGGKVEMELQETSWSVYNYISSW, from the coding sequence ATGCCCATTCATGCGTATCTGAATTTTGCCGGGAATTGCCGGGAAGCGGTGGAGTATTATGCCAAGGTATTTAAAACGGAGAAGCCGAAAATAATGTCCTTTGGTGATATGCCAGACAATCCGCAGTACCCGCTTCCGAAGGAAGCCAAGACTATGGTTATGCATACCCGTCTTGAAATTCTTGGCAGTACTGTTATGTTCTCGGACGTGTTTCCGGGTATGCCCTTTACAGTTGGCAGCAACATCAGCTTGTCGGTTGTGACGGACAACGCAGAAGAGCTTAAGACCGCGTTTCATCAGCTGCAAGAGGGCGGTAAGGTGGAAATGGAGCTGCAGGAAACATCCTGGAGCGTATACAATTACATAAGTTCATGGTAG
- a CDS encoding alpha/beta fold hydrolase — translation MNQTTNLKSKKRKPKWVTILLSFLSLLVLAVAAGFIYEWFASRQVESDYPAPGTLVEAGGYRLHIHKQGSGSPTILLEAGSGETSLSWRDIPEQLAESATVVSYDRAGYAWSERADTERSGANIVQELHTAMEAEWAVSTEDAIRGQQLGALPVRIIARGIPQDYASFPSGEFKLRLMLAASFS, via the coding sequence ATGAATCAAACCACAAACTTAAAGAGCAAGAAACGTAAACCTAAATGGGTAACTATTCTGCTCAGCTTCCTGTCCCTGCTTGTCCTGGCTGTCGCCGCAGGCTTCATCTATGAATGGTTCGCCTCCCGTCAAGTAGAGTCCGATTATCCCGCTCCGGGCACCTTGGTGGAAGCAGGCGGCTATCGTCTGCATATCCATAAGCAGGGCAGCGGCTCGCCGACCATTCTGCTGGAAGCAGGCAGCGGAGAAACCAGTTTGTCCTGGCGAGACATCCCAGAGCAACTGGCCGAATCTGCGACCGTAGTCAGCTACGATCGTGCAGGTTATGCCTGGAGCGAACGCGCGGATACGGAGCGCAGCGGAGCCAACATTGTGCAGGAGCTTCATACCGCGATGGAAGCCGAGTGGGCCGTTTCAACAGAAGATGCTATTCGGGGACAACAGTTGGGAGCACTGCCTGTGCGCATTATTGCCCGCGGCATCCCGCAGGACTACGCTTCTTTTCCGAGCGGAGAGTTCAAATTGAGGCTCATGCTGGCGGCAAGCTTCAGCTGA
- a CDS encoding TetR/AcrR family transcriptional regulator produces MPKIVDHAKQKHLVAEAALRIIRRSGLEQATVRNISKEAGLSVGSMRHYFSTQAELFAFCMNLFVQRVQSRVEALPSEGPVVPNLKLVLMQFVPVDEDRIMEMEVWLSFNAKALIFPELKRLSEEMQAGLQQASQFVIDTLLQQQLAKPGLDVELEVEKLNALVDGLAIHQLMHPGRLDAGRNESIIEQHLYSLCKVEE; encoded by the coding sequence ATGCCAAAAATCGTAGATCATGCTAAACAGAAACATCTTGTCGCTGAAGCCGCATTAAGAATTATCCGCAGGTCCGGCCTGGAGCAGGCTACGGTCCGCAATATCAGCAAAGAAGCCGGGCTGTCTGTAGGGTCCATGCGTCATTATTTCTCCACGCAGGCAGAGCTGTTTGCGTTCTGTATGAACCTGTTTGTGCAACGGGTCCAGTCACGAGTGGAGGCGTTGCCTTCCGAGGGCCCGGTGGTACCTAATCTGAAACTGGTGTTGATGCAGTTCGTGCCGGTGGATGAGGACAGAATTATGGAAATGGAGGTATGGTTGTCTTTTAACGCCAAAGCGTTGATCTTTCCGGAGTTAAAAAGATTAAGCGAGGAAATGCAGGCGGGGTTGCAGCAGGCTTCACAGTTTGTGATCGACACCCTTCTGCAACAGCAGCTGGCGAAACCCGGTCTGGACGTGGAACTGGAGGTTGAGAAGCTGAATGCGCTGGTCGACGGGCTGGCGATCCACCAGCTGATGCACCCCGGAAGACTGGATGCTGGCCGCAACGAGTCTATTATCGAGCAGCATTTATATAGCCTATGCAAAGTGGAAGAGTAG
- a CDS encoding LLM class flavin-dependent oxidoreductase, with the protein MAETPGTMEIGISTFLETTPDPHTGQIMSHALRLRQAVEEIVLADQVGLDVYGIGEHHRADYAGTAPAVVLAAAATQTQRIRLTSAVTVLSSDDPVRVYQAFSTLDGLSNGRAEIMAGRGSFTESFPLFGYSLEDYNELFEENLELLLAIRDTEKVSWRGGHRAAIVNRGVYPRSVQTPLPVWIASGGNAESAIRAGMLGLPIAFAIIGGMPEQFAPLVDLYKQAAVRAGHDPAKLQIATHSHGFVGDTTDEAAEKFFAPTQAQMNVIGRERGWGQPYSRATYDAARSLRGALYVGDPEYVAEKIILLRRNLGVSRFFLHVNVGTMPHLEVMRAIELLGTRVAPIVRKELARLEG; encoded by the coding sequence ATGGCCGAAACACCCGGCACAATGGAAATAGGAATCAGCACTTTTCTGGAAACAACACCCGACCCGCACACCGGGCAAATCATGAGCCATGCCCTGCGGCTGCGGCAGGCAGTCGAAGAGATTGTGCTTGCAGATCAGGTTGGCCTCGATGTCTATGGGATCGGTGAGCACCACCGGGCCGATTACGCCGGCACGGCACCTGCGGTTGTATTGGCAGCCGCGGCTACCCAGACCCAGCGGATCAGGCTTACCAGCGCCGTCACCGTATTGTCCTCGGATGATCCGGTGCGCGTATACCAGGCCTTCTCTACACTGGACGGCCTGTCTAACGGCCGGGCCGAGATTATGGCTGGTCGCGGTTCCTTCACCGAATCCTTCCCGCTGTTCGGATACAGCCTGGAGGATTACAACGAGCTGTTTGAGGAGAATCTGGAGCTTCTACTCGCGATCCGCGATACCGAGAAGGTCAGCTGGCGGGGCGGCCACCGTGCGGCGATTGTGAACCGGGGGGTCTACCCCCGTTCGGTACAGACACCGCTGCCGGTCTGGATCGCCAGCGGAGGCAACGCGGAATCGGCGATCCGCGCCGGCATGCTGGGCCTTCCGATCGCATTTGCGATCATCGGAGGCATGCCTGAGCAGTTCGCACCGCTGGTAGACCTCTACAAGCAGGCGGCCGTGCGGGCTGGCCATGATCCGGCCAAGCTGCAGATTGCCACCCATTCGCACGGGTTCGTCGGGGATACCACCGATGAAGCCGCCGAGAAGTTCTTCGCGCCGACACAGGCGCAGATGAACGTAATCGGCCGCGAACGCGGCTGGGGCCAGCCATATAGCCGCGCGACCTACGATGCCGCGCGCAGCCTGCGCGGCGCGCTGTATGTCGGCGACCCCGAATATGTCGCCGAGAAGATCATTCTGCTGCGCCGTAACCTGGGCGTCTCGCGTTTCTTCCTGCACGTCAATGTCGGCACAATGCCGCATCTGGAGGTCATGCGGGCGATTGAGCTGCTGGGCACGCGGGTAGCGCCCATTGTGCGTAAAGAGCTTGCCCGTCTCGAAGGCTGA